A single genomic interval of Helianthus annuus cultivar XRQ/B chromosome 13, HanXRQr2.0-SUNRISE, whole genome shotgun sequence harbors:
- the LOC110900845 gene encoding glutamic acid-rich protein-like, producing the protein MNEVTIKQLVRYHPNHPEPKIDVVFFGAIKDANYVDPDPVEHQNWRNEEEMKEAAYADELKILSEFKNTKNEWYVKESWRRRRKATAIVKEGEGSSSKPRKKQKKAATMSLVDEPEEDNPVVTAEKEQVAATADNPFNVDVLFDTDVLETGTEVVANAEQVVDVEALKEKEKIVDNIEGDDVDKSTTSSSSSSDDGIDEIESRKRIQEEIEKEKLLRKRKRHEKDDDDVYVPSPEHVSGSQSSPKARKKAGGRKKVVSPKIRKVTSKKTPKIVLKKKPTKESKKPPTPPHEPTPPPSPIPQSPPPQQTLFTSQDLFGTPPLTQMQPGSSSRGLYTPQDNLLDIGNFDFANNDQLLKLEKRMDEVLVENKKLVAENKKVSDKERLLEIRVKKLENENQELVKKIDADQSKIDILKVKVAELEEEKTRRDEQNEYFKLKNKELEAAKKSRDHEFYMLSKVVESMLGTLVEQKFEELLVEEIRAQRQAEMDRQMQDKGKGVEGSSAVTERSIVPSMVVENPEPISAISGLFEDETHLAELEGSSSDEDDEEEEEEEKEDKDEKVFSASSHSSDNDDDDAQGEASGKGESGKSQIIEHSEKLFLSLDVHREMLQNVNPEFKIDSEEELESFDINQQPEYSYKYVEEADKYD; encoded by the exons ATGAATGAAGTCACTATCAAACAGCTTGTGAGATATCATCCGAACCATCCAGAACCGAAAATTGATGTTGTATTTTTTGGTGCCATTAAAGATGCAAATTACGTCGATCCAGATCCAGTTGAACACCAGAACtggagaaatgaagaagagaTGAAAGAAGCGGCATATGCTGATGAGTTGAAAATTCTTTCCGAGTTCAAAAACACAaagaatgagtggtatgtgaAGGAATCTTGGAGAAGACGTAGGAAAGCCACTGCTATTGTTAAAGAAGGTGAAGGATCGTCATCAAAACCTAGAAAGAAGCAAAAGAAAGCAGCAACAATGTCTTTGGTTGATGAACCGGAAGAAGATAATCCGGTGGTAACTGCAGAGAAAGAACAAGTGGCAGCTACAGCAGATAATCCATTTAATGTCGATGTGTTATTTGATACAGATGTTTTGGAAACAGGGACAGAAGTTGTCGCTAATGCTGAACAAGTTGTAGATGTTGAAGCactgaaagagaaagaaaagattgttgataATATTGAGGGTGACGATGTAGATAAAAGtacaacaagttcatcaagttcttcaGATGATGGTATTGATGAGATTGAAAGTCGAAAGAGAATTCAAGAAGAAATAGAAAAAGAGAAGCTgttaagaaagagaaagagacatgagaaagatgatgatgatgtatatGTGCCTTCTCCAGAGCATGTCTCAGGATCACAGTCTTCTCCAAAAGCTAGAAAGAAAGCGGGAGGTCGCAAGAAAGTAGTTTCTCCAAAAATACGCAAAGTCACTTCAAAGAAGACTCCGAAGATTGTGCTAAAGAAGAAACCAACAAAAGAAAGTAAGAAGCCTCCCACACCACCACATGAACCAACGCCACCACCATCACCTATTcctcaatcaccaccaccacaacaaactTTATTCACTTCACAAGATCTATTTGGTACACCTCCACTCACTCAAATGCAACCTGGTTCGTCTAGCAGAGGTCTTTATACTCCACAGGATAATCTTTTAGACATCGGAAATTTCGACTTTGCAAATAATGATCAATTATTGAAGTTGGAGAAAAGGATGGATGAAGTGTTAGTGGAAAACAAGAAGCTTGTTGCTGAAAATAAGAAAGTGTCTGATAAAGAAAGACTTCTTGAGATACGTGTGAAGAAGTTAGAGAATGAAAATCAAGAATTGGTGAAAAAGATCGACGCTGATCAATCTAAAATTGATATCTTGAAAGTTAAAGTGGCTGAACTTGAAGAAGAGAAGACAAGACGTGATGAACAAAACGAATACTTCAAGTTAAAGAATAAAGAACTGGAAGCAGCTAAAAAATCAAGAGATCATGAGTTCTATATGCTAAGTAAAGTCGTTGAAAGCATGCTTGGAACTTTAGTAGAACAAAAATTCGAAGAGCTGCTAGTAGAGGAGATCAGGGCTCAACGTCAAGCAGAAATGGATAGACAGATGCAAGATAAAGGTAAGGGAGTTGAAGGTAGTTCAGCTGTGACAGAAAGATCAATAGTTCCTTCAATGGTGGTTGAGAATCCCGAGCCTATTTCTGCAATATCTGGTCTGTTTGAAGATGAAACACATCTTGCTGAGTTAGAAGGATCTagtagtgatgaagatgatgaagaagaggaggaagaagagaaagaggataAAGATGAGAAAGTATTCTCTGCGAGCAGTCACAGTTCTGAtaatgatgacgatgatgctcaAG GGGAAGCTAgtggaaagggggagtctggtaAGTCTCAGATCATTGAACATTCTGAAAAGTTATTCTTGAGTTTAGATGTTCACAGAGAAATGTTGCAAAATGTGAATCCTGAATTCAAGATTGATTCTGAAGAAGAGTTAGAGTCTTTTGATATTAATCAACAGCCTGAATATTCgtataagtatgttgaagaggctgataAGTATGATTGA